The window GAGAATGGCCTTTGGCAGGCCTGTAGGAACAGCCGCGAGAGTCCACCCTGGAGAAATCATTATGGTGGGAAAGGTAGATCGTGCAAATGCCAAGGCATTGAAAGAAGCTTTGAAAAAAGCGTCAATTAAATTACCCACACCCTGCAAAGTTGTAATAACAAAGGGTAAGGAAATAACATCCAAAATGGGACTTTAAAATTCTAATTTTTTCAATTTTATTTTTAATTTAAGTGTTGTTAAAACTGGTGAATTTCCTATCATTTTATGGGTAATGTTAATCATAAATTCTGAAAATATTTCACTTAATTAAAACCCATTGTATAGATATTCTTATTACTCCAAGAAATTCATAAATATTAAAAATTCATTAATTCCAGTTTTTCCTAAATGATTTGTGAATTACTAAATATCCTAAGAGCATATAGATTAATTATAGAATTGACGGAACGTGGGAAAAAGGTTTGCATGATAATATGCAATTCCGATAAAATAAGGTTCACAGAGATTAAGAAAATAAGTGGTCTTCATCAGGAGATCCTTTCAAGAGAACTGAAAAGGATACAGGACTATTCCCATATATCGAAATTTAGTGATGGTTATAAATGCATGGAAACATCTAATTGCGATAGCCGTACATAAATAAATTAGTCAATAAATAAGATGAATATATCTACTAAAAGATGGAAAAATGAATGAAAAGAAAGTAATACAGAGGGATAATGGCGTTGAAATTATAATGCCTGCGAATGCAGATATTGATGAGGTAAATGAGATTATAGGATCATGTTCTTCCGGGACAAACTCATGCTGTCCTTCCAATTTTTTAAATGAAAATAAGATTGGGGTATATGAACAGAATGGCAAAACTATTATAAAAATAACAGGCAATGCCAATAAGGAAGAAGTGGAAAACAATATAAACAGCTGTTCGTGTTTTGATAAATAAGTTTAGAATTCCAATTAGTTTTTCCTAATTTATTTTACGAATTTTTGGATGTGTTTAAGCAATGATTAGAATAAAAATTTATTTTCTGAGGGCTTTTTCACGGCTGGCTATAAAATCCTGGATTAATTTGGCAGCCAGCATTGATGTATTTCCGTTGTCATAGAGAGGAGTCATTTCATTTATATCAAATCCCACCACCCTATCCGATATTGCAGTGAGTATACTGCGAACGTCATATGATGTAAGTCCGTATGGTTCAGGCGTTCCAACACCGGGTGCATATGCGGGATCGAATCCATCCATATCTATGGAAAAATACACTCTTCCTGATGTTTTTTCCATAATTTCTTCAATGACATTTTCTATTCCCGATGCACGAACCTCATTTGCAGATATGAATCTTACCTTTTCATATTCCCCGGATGAAATTTCTTCATATGAAGTGGACCTCGTGCCAACAGATATTATTTTATTTTCACCCAAAATTTCCAGTGCCCTTCTTGTGACACAGGCATGATTGTATTTATTATCCATATATGAATCACGGAAATCAGAATGTGCATCTATGATTACCATGGTTATATCCTTGAAGTTTCTAAGGGCTCCTACAGTAAGAGAATGTTCCCCACCGAGCATAATTGGAATTTTTTTATCGTGCACTATGGTTCCTGTAACGGTTTCTACCTCGCTTAGAATATAATCAACATCCTCGTAAACAGGAAGGTCGCCGAGATCGCAGATCCTTGCATCCAGAATATTGATTCCATAATTCACTTCATAAGATTCCAGATTATCGTATGCAAATCTTATAGAGTTTGGAGCATATCTTGACCCTCTTCTAAAGCTTGAAGTATTGTCAAATGGGACCCCGAATATTACATAGTCGGCATCACTGTAATCAGACAGTGCATCTGCTATTTTTAAGTTGGAGAAATGCGACATTAATTCTGCAGCATTATCTTCCTTTTTCCCATAGCTTCCCAATATGGCACCTCCATGCCTGCTTTTAATCTGTCCTGATCCTCCGCCTCTATAGGTAGTATAAAAGTCTCAAAACTTTCAGAATCCATCAACTGCGCCTCATTGTTTGCTATTGACAGTATCTGCGCATTTTTCTTTACAATTATAGGCACCTTTACCTTGTGTTTTACAGGGTAAACCACACTATGTTTCTGACCGTCAAATACACCAATAGCTACAATTCGCCCCTTGGCTTCACCGTGCTTACCTGGTTTGGACATTGTAATATCAACTATTTTGCATGGTGAATCATCTATTAACATGTATCTTCCTACCTTTAATTCTCTAACTTCGGCTTCTGTCCAGCTCATAACTAATCCTCTGGTTAATATTTTAAGCCTTTATATATTTTTATATCTGTGGGAATGTATAGTAGTAATGCAAATCAGTTAAAAGGGCCCGTTGCCAATATAACCGCCACCTCTTTGCTTTATTGAGGAATTTAGCAGGTTCTCGTCTATTCCATCAGGAAGGGTCCTGCCATTAACATAATCAAATAGGATAAGCTTGAATATGTTCATATATGTAAAATTGAGTATGATCCCCAGAATTATCATTATAACTGCAATAGCTGCGATTATGGCAATAACAATAAGCGGTATTCCTGCGCCAAGAAGTATCGCTGAAATTATTAACAGCAGAAATCCCCCTCCTGTGAATATCAGTGTATAAAGATCGATGTATATAACCCCACCAAAGGTATCCCCGAAGTGAGATTTTATGGTATCAACACTTATTTTAATTGCATTGATTGGCCCTGTATCGTAATCCAATATAACCGGAACAGCAAAAAACGTTGCAACGGTTATGGCAAATGATCCTATTGACGCTATGATTATGCCGCCGATACCTCTTACCCTCGACTCTATGGCACGGAGGATCATTAGAAGCACACTGTATAGTATGGCCCATTGAAATGCCTTTCCTATGTATTTTTTTGTTGATGAAAATGCTTCTCTCGTAGTTAGGGGATTATCTGCCTTGACTGATCTGTATGAGATCATCATTGCCATAATAATTAATGTTGCAAAAAAATAAACAAGAACATAGGCAACGAAAATCCCGACTATGTAGTAATAATATGAATATCCTGAGGCTGGAGTTTCTAAAATCAGAATGAAAAATGTCAAGCCAAATACAACAACGCTTACAATTCCTGAGAGTAGAGGATAAATATAGAGCTTTCTATTTCTGGAAATGCTCTTTCTTACCTGGCTGGCCAGATGCCACCCATTTTTCATGTATTCAAACATTGTGGAACTATTAAATTGGCCTATAAATAATTTAGTTTAGAATAATCAGTTGAATCCTCATTCTCACCATTACGGTTCAGAACGGTTTTCCCATCAACCATGACATACTCAACATTTTCTGAACTGGCTGAGAACACAATGTTGTTCACTATATTTTTGTTGCTATAGGGGATTGTACTGTACCTATTGGGATTTATTATGACCAGATCAGCTAGATAGCCTTCCTTAATTATACCTATGGGTGCCTTCAGGGCAACCCCTGCATTTCTTGTTGCCATATCCAGTATTTGCTGGGATTTTACCGTATCAGCTGACCACCTATCATTATTAATAGAAATTGCAGAGTATTTCATTTCCTCGAACATATTTAGGGAATTATTGCTTCCAGAACTGTCAGTTCCCAGAGATACATTCACGTTATTTGACAGCAATTCTGGGATTGGTGCTATTCCCCCTGATGCTAGCTTTGCGTTGCTTATTGCATTCCATGATACTGCGGTGCCATTTTTGGCAAGAAGTTTGATTTCATTCAGTGTAATCCATACACAGTGGGCTGCCAGCAATTTATCTGAAAGGAAGCCGATAGATGCGAGATGCTCAACTGGCCTTTCATTATGGGACTTCACAAAATCATAAACCTCTTTTCTCGTCTCTGAAAGATGTGTGTGTACCATGACATTATACTTTTCTGAAAGATCTCTTACACGGTAATAGTTCTCATCTGAGGATACATAAATTCCCTGTATCCCTGCCATGGGCGTGACAGTGCCAGGGTGGGTTTTTCTTATAAATGCCTCCGCATTCTTAACAGGATCCCCTTTCTGAGTTGTAAATTCCTGATCCAGTGTTGCCCATGCCAGAAAACCCCTTATTCCGGTTTTTTCAACTGCCTTTTCAATCACATCCTCTGAATAATAAAGGTCTACAAATGAGGTTATTCCTGAATTGAGCATTTCCTTGATGCCCAGAAGGCTGGAATTGTATATTCCCTCCTCTGTTCTATCCGCGTCCAGTTTTGATGTTTTATCAAGGAATTCAGAAAGCACGATGTTGTCCAGAAGACCCCTGAAACCACTCATGCCTATGTGCGTATGTGTATTTATGAATCCGGGAAGTATGAATTTCCCCTCTGCATTTATTTCACTGTCATGCTCCGGCTGTTCCCTGCCTATATAGGCTATTTTATTGCCATCAACAAGTATATTTGCGTGGACTATTTCCCTGCTGTCGTTTTCTGTTATAATAGTTCCATTTTTAATAAGAATGCTCATTGCTGGTAATTAGAATAATGTTAATAATTATTTAGAATGTTATTCTTAAACTAATTCTTCAATCCGGCACGGACCTTAATTGCAGCGCCGGAATCCATATCAATCATTGCGCGGGAAGGGATCAGTGCAGTTCCAGTGCCGCGCAGTTCATTGTTATGCGTCATTATTACTTCATCGAATGCATGTATATCTGAGGTAGCATCCAGTATTCCCATGGCATATACAGTTGCAGTGGGCCTGAAATTGTCTATGGAAACATTGAATTTATTATTCTCAAGGAAGAATTTTCCTGATGCCGGGGTTATAGAAAACCGTCCTATGGAGTCGTTGTAAACAAAAAGTATATTCTTGCCCCTTACCAGCATATCCTGATGAAAACTATTGATGAGTTTAATATCTTCTAGGTAAGGCATAATCCAACTGCCGAACTGAAACCTGAGCAGGGCTTTATAATCATCCAGCTTCTTTCCATATTCACTTTCCGGGCTAATTTTTTCTCTTAATGCTTCCTGAAGCATGGATAAATTTTTCTCCTCTGTTACCCTGCCCTCTATGACGGTTGATCCTGATGGTATTGATTCCATTATGAAACCAAGGTCATCCGGAATGTACGCTATTACATCTTTATAATGATTCCTGGCCAGATATCCCTTTATCAGGTTTTTCATCATAAGCTTTTCATCTTCATACCAGGTACCAATAACCGGGATGTCATAAAATCTTGCTGGATAGCCACTCTCAAGTTCACGTGGCACAAGCCCTACTGGTGATGTTACTATCAGTTCGTGGACATATTTTCTATACTGCCAGATTGATCCAAGTATTTTTTTGTGGGTTTTTGATTCTGAGTATGGCTTTTTTGCGGAACATGGAAGCAGCAAAGCAATATTTCTATGATCCGGTTTTTCGTAATCAAGAATTTTGTTCCGGTACTCAGTTATATCGGGCCTGTTAAGAGATTCCAGGGAGTTTGCCTGTATGTATGGCGTCCTGGATGGGAATACTGAAGCAAATTCGCTGTAATATTCTCTATCAGCTATCCTCAACATTTCAAGGGCCTTGCCAGATATGCCTATTTTTTCAGCTATTTCCCTAAGTGTATTGTTCTTTATGGAATCGAATATTGACTCCAGCATGGATTCAGCAAATTTTATGTTCTCTTCCAGTGGATTGTAATCAACCCTTGACTTTCCTGCAGCAGTATATTTTATACTTTCCATGCTTTCCCTTCTTATGTAGAGATCATCAAATATGTTAACCCCGAGATAACTCAATACTGGCATAGTATAGGGATCAGATATGCCCTGAAGGTAAAATAGTTTGGTATAGCCATATTTTCTTCGTAACTCAACCAGAAAGCTCACCAGTTTACCCGGCCTCTGGATCAACTCCAGCCCGTTGAATATTATTACAATATTTTTTCCCTCTATGATCTTTTCACCGCTGAGAAATGATGGATAATATATCTTCTTTTTGAACTCCTCACCGAGAATTTCTATGCTATCATCTTTATTTATATAATCATCTGAAAATGTATTTATCATGAATGGAAACTTTCTGCCGTTTCGGTAACCTGCCCATGAGAAGCCCATTACATACTGCTTATCCTTTATCTTTTCAGGCATATATCCCTATTAAAGAATATTATATTATCCTTGCCACAGATTAATGCATATATAATCCATGGTCTACAATATATTAATAAGGGTGTCCAAACTTTCATAATTTGTTCGACAATTGTCATATTTATTAGTTTTAAAAACATTAGTGGGATATGGCAGGAAACCACATCCCATTAATTATGCAAAGGTTGGATAAAATAGTTACGGAAGATAGGTAAGAAAATATTCTGCATCCCTTATTGTAAAAATTATTGTAATATTGAGGATATATGGAGTATCATACAGGTCATCTAAATATTTCTTCAATAACCATTCCGAATTCATGGAATTATTAAATATTACAGATATACCCAACTTCAGGACATTATCCTACAGATCATTAAGGATAGACTGGCATTACATAAATTCAGCAATAATAGATATGATAGGGCCTGATAATGATAATGCCGCAGTAGACTCATCAATTGTTAAGACCTGCAAGGACACTACTGCACAGAGGAGAAGGAAGAATGGGAAATACAGGGATAATGAAAGTTCATGGGGGTACAGCACAATGGGCTATGAGTATGGAAGAAAGGTTCATACTTCCATAGATACAGATTCATTATCTGTGATAGAATGGAAGATAACCACTGCATCTGTATATGACAGGAATATAGCATTTGAAATGATAGATTCTGTAAGAAATTATAATTATATTTTAATGGATGCAGCATACGACTCATCTGATATATACGATTATATTTTTGAGAATACGCATGCTATCCCGGTAATTGATACCAATAGGAGAAGGGGGATTATTGAAAATAAATTAACATATAACAGAAAGCTGGGAATAGAATTAAGGAAAAAGGAATCATCAAGGTATAAAATGAGATGGGAGATAGAAAGGACATTTTCCATTCTTAAGGAAATACCTGGAATGGGGCATATATGATATGTGAGAAACAGGAACTATGATGTATCCATTGGTGAAATAATAGTTGCATACAACTGCATTGTAATGGCCGATAAAATTGCCGGTATTTCAGGAAGGAAGATAATGTATATCGTGAGTTGACGTATGTTTGGACACCCTATATTAATAAAAAAATTTAAAGTGTGTATAATAAAAATTATTTTGTTGTAATTCTAACAACGTTGCTTCCACGGATTATGACCTTTCCTATTTTTCTCTGGACTTCTCCGCTCTCCTCCGCGTCATCCAGGGTCATATTCATATACTCGTCATATCCTGAAAGTATTCCCTCAAGAGATCTGTTGTCCTTTAGTAGTAGCGTAACCTTCTTGTTCAAATTTTCCTCAAGCATTTTCATTGGTAATGTGGCCATTTTATTCACCTAATTATATTCGTCTTCTCCGTTGAACTGATCGTCATGCTCCATCATGACCTTTATTAAACCGCCCAATAGCTCTTTCATGCTATCAATTTCCTTTCTCATGTCCTTAACTTCCTTATTCAGCTCCTGGACGTCCTTTACTTTATCAGCTTCTTTCATGATTATCACCTAATATATTTATATTGCCATAATCCGGCGCAATTTTCCTTTGCTCGACCCTTCCACAGTTTCTGCATGTAAGCTTTCCATTTTCCAGGGTCAGTTCATTTCTGCATACAGTGCATCTGCTTTTAAGTACTCCCAGCCCATTATCAAATATTGTTGAATAGCTTGGCCTTGTGCTTATAATTCTTGCCCTTACAAGGTCCCCGAGGGTTAATATGTGTGAATACATAGTCTTGTTGGGAATGGGCAGCCTGATTCTGGTTTCTGTATTTGCAGGAATCAATTTCCCGTCCAGTATAAACCCGGAAACAAGCACTATTGCCTCCTTATTCAGCAATTTTATTACCTTCCCATATACAATGTCATATTTCTTTAATGGCACTGACTGCCTGGTGGTATTTACTGATATAACAAGGGATTTATCGTCCCTGGATATCTTACCGAATGCTGTAGATATTACATCCCCATCCACATCCTGTGTGTTTCTCCCAGAAACGTACTCTTCCTCCTTGGCAATCACATCGCCCGGGAATACTATATCTTTTAACTGATCCATTTAATTACCTCTTTAAAAGCCTGAAACTATACAGATTCTATATAATAACAGGCAATCTTTATACCCTTATATTAAGTAATTCATTTATTATTAATTTTTTGATAGGCACATCTTTATGGAATTCAATGAAAAATGTTGAAGACCTGCAAGAGGTTGAGAATTATAACCAGAATAAACACAAATGTAAGGTAAGGTGCAGTATATACAAACAGCCTGAATGATGTTTTACGATTGGGATTTTTTATGAATCTATATGAAAATACAACTATGGGGACCGAGAGTATGGCCACCGGGATAAGATAAACTATACTATATATATGAATAAAGTAGGGGATCAGTGAAAACACTATCAAAAAAAGAGATGCCAGGGAAATTGCTATGGCAGTGGCACGATCAGAATAGACCACCGGAAACATAGGAACCTTTGCCTTTTTATAATCCTCCCTGTAACGGTAAGCAAGGCTCCAGACGTGAACCGGGATCCAGAACATCACAAGAAGAAATAAAATCCATGGAAGCCATGAAAAAACGGATGTTACAGTATACCAGCCTATAAGGACCGGAAATGCACCTGAAAAACCTCCGTATATTATGCTATATGGTGATACTTTTTTTAACATATAGCTGTAAATGAAAACATTATCGAATATGCCTGCAGACATAAACAATGCTGCAATAAACCTCCTTATGGCAAGTAAAATTAACACTGATAGAATTGCCAGGGAATAGCCGAAAATCAAGGCCTGCTTCTTTGATATCTGACCACTGGGAAGAGGTCGTTTTTTTGTCCTTTCCATTGTTGAATCCATGTCAAGGTCTATATAATTTGTTAGCCCCTCTGCACCCATGGAACCCAATGTTACGGATATGACCGCGGCAAGTATCAATAATATAATTGTAATAGAGAATTTGGTAACCGCCAGGATAGCCCCCCCAAACCCGATGAATACCAGGAGCCACCAGACTCTGGGCTTAGAATATTCAATATAGATAGATAATTTACCCGGCATAGAATCCACATCTTTATGGTAATCTTAAATAAATATATTGGTGTTATTTTTAACTCTTAAGCGGAAAGTTCATTGCATTAGCCATGAGAGTGTGCCATGTTAACACTCATTTTACATTAATTATTCATTAATTTGCACAGCCATGTTACAACATACATCGTTCCGTATGCCTGAATTATAAAGGATTGCCTGTTTCCATAAATTGGTTACAGATTAATTGTACTGAAAGGTTTATATTATAGTGTTTAATGAAAGCCTGATGTCTGACCACACGAATATTAATAAAATCATAGAAAAAACTAGAAGCAATACATTGCGTGATATACCGGATGTGCTTGTACCGGTATGGCAGATAAAAATCAGGGAACGGTTCGGAATCAACGTTGACAGAGAGATTGCGGAATACATTGTTCTGGCAGTTCATGAAAACGGCACATGGAAGAGGCAGAGGGCTGTAAGAAAAATTGAAAAAATCCTCATGGAAAGGGGAAACGAGGCACCTGTTGCAAAGAAAATGGCCATGAATATTCTGGAGATGGCAGTTGGAACCACACAGAAGTAAAGTAAATAAAAAGTCT of the Ferroplasma sp. genome contains:
- the speB gene encoding agmatinase gives rise to the protein MGSYGKKEDNAAELMSHFSNLKIADALSDYSDADYVIFGVPFDNTSSFRRGSRYAPNSIRFAYDNLESYEVNYGINILDARICDLGDLPVYEDVDYILSEVETVTGTIVHDKKIPIMLGGEHSLTVGALRNFKDITMVIIDAHSDFRDSYMDNKYNHACVTRRALEILGENKIISVGTRSTSYEEISSGEYEKVRFISANEVRASGIENVIEEIMEKTSGRVYFSIDMDGFDPAYAPGVGTPEPYGLTSYDVRSILTAISDRVVGFDINEMTPLYDNGNTSMLAAKLIQDFIASREKALRK
- a CDS encoding translation initiation factor IF-5A — translated: MSWTEAEVRELKVGRYMLIDDSPCKIVDITMSKPGKHGEAKGRIVAIGVFDGQKHSVVYPVKHKVKVPIIVKKNAQILSIANNEAQLMDSESFETFILPIEAEDQDRLKAGMEVPYWEAMGKRKIMLQN
- a CDS encoding DUF6159 family protein, translating into MFEYMKNGWHLASQVRKSISRNRKLYIYPLLSGIVSVVVFGLTFFILILETPASGYSYYYYIVGIFVAYVLVYFFATLIIMAMMISYRSVKADNPLTTREAFSSTKKYIGKAFQWAILYSVLLMILRAIESRVRGIGGIIIASIGSFAITVATFFAVPVILDYDTGPINAIKISVDTIKSHFGDTFGGVIYIDLYTLIFTGGGFLLLIISAILLGAGIPLIVIAIIAAIAVIMIILGIILNFTYMNIFKLILFDYVNGRTLPDGIDENLLNSSIKQRGGGYIGNGPF
- a CDS encoding amidohydrolase family protein, translating into MSILIKNGTIITENDSREIVHANILVDGNKIAYIGREQPEHDSEINAEGKFILPGFINTHTHIGMSGFRGLLDNIVLSEFLDKTSKLDADRTEEGIYNSSLLGIKEMLNSGITSFVDLYYSEDVIEKAVEKTGIRGFLAWATLDQEFTTQKGDPVKNAEAFIRKTHPGTVTPMAGIQGIYVSSDENYYRVRDLSEKYNVMVHTHLSETRKEVYDFVKSHNERPVEHLASIGFLSDKLLAAHCVWITLNEIKLLAKNGTAVSWNAISNAKLASGGIAPIPELLSNNVNVSLGTDSSGSNNSLNMFEEMKYSAISINNDRWSADTVKSQQILDMATRNAGVALKAPIGIIKEGYLADLVIINPNRYSTIPYSNKNIVNNIVFSASSENVEYVMVDGKTVLNRNGENEDSTDYSKLNYL
- a CDS encoding DUF5591 domain-containing protein, whose translation is MPEKIKDKQYVMGFSWAGYRNGRKFPFMINTFSDDYINKDDSIEILGEEFKKKIYYPSFLSGEKIIEGKNIVIIFNGLELIQRPGKLVSFLVELRRKYGYTKLFYLQGISDPYTMPVLSYLGVNIFDDLYIRRESMESIKYTAAGKSRVDYNPLEENIKFAESMLESIFDSIKNNTLREIAEKIGISGKALEMLRIADREYYSEFASVFPSRTPYIQANSLESLNRPDITEYRNKILDYEKPDHRNIALLLPCSAKKPYSESKTHKKILGSIWQYRKYVHELIVTSPVGLVPRELESGYPARFYDIPVIGTWYEDEKLMMKNLIKGYLARNHYKDVIAYIPDDLGFIMESIPSGSTVIEGRVTEEKNLSMLQEALREKISPESEYGKKLDDYKALLRFQFGSWIMPYLEDIKLINSFHQDMLVRGKNILFVYNDSIGRFSITPASGKFFLENNKFNVSIDNFRPTATVYAMGILDATSDIHAFDEVIMTHNNELRGTGTALIPSRAMIDMDSGAAIKVRAGLKN
- a CDS encoding transposase, with translation MELLNITDIPNFRTLSYRSLRIDWHYINSAIIDMIGPDNDNAAVDSSIVKTCKDTTAQRRRKNGKYRDNESSWGYSTMGYEYGRKVHTSIDTDSLSVIEWKITTASVYDRNIAFEMIDSVRNYNYILMDAAYDSSDIYDYIFENTHAIPVIDTNRRRGIIENKLTYNRKLGIELRKKESSRYKMRWEIERTFSILKEIPGMGHI
- a CDS encoding LSM domain-containing protein — encoded protein: MATLPMKMLEENLNKKVTLLLKDNRSLEGILSGYDEYMNMTLDDAEESGEVQRKIGKVIIRGSNVVRITTK
- a CDS encoding exosome complex RNA-binding protein Csl4 yields the protein MDQLKDIVFPGDVIAKEEEYVSGRNTQDVDGDVISTAFGKISRDDKSLVISVNTTRQSVPLKKYDIVYGKVIKLLNKEAIVLVSGFILDGKLIPANTETRIRLPIPNKTMYSHILTLGDLVRARIISTRPSYSTIFDNGLGVLKSRCTVCRNELTLENGKLTCRNCGRVEQRKIAPDYGNINILGDNHERS
- a CDS encoding heme o synthase; translation: MPGKLSIYIEYSKPRVWWLLVFIGFGGAILAVTKFSITIILLILAAVISVTLGSMGAEGLTNYIDLDMDSTMERTKKRPLPSGQISKKQALIFGYSLAILSVLILLAIRRFIAALFMSAGIFDNVFIYSYMLKKVSPYSIIYGGFSGAFPVLIGWYTVTSVFSWLPWILFLLVMFWIPVHVWSLAYRYREDYKKAKVPMFPVVYSDRATAIAISLASLFLIVFSLIPYFIHIYSIVYLIPVAILSVPIVVFSYRFIKNPNRKTSFRLFVYTAPYLTFVFILVIILNLLQVFNIFH